CCTGAGCGAGGACGAGTCTAGCAAAACATACCATCTGGTTTGAGAGAGTTCAATTCTCAACCCTTCACGTCAAAGCAAGAATAACTTCCACAAGCTCGTGAATCGATCGGCCGTCAGTTTTGATTACGTGATCCGCTGCCGCCTGATATTTTGGCGTACGCTCACGCAACACCTCGGTAATTTCCTCAAGAAACGATTTGGATCCCGTAAGCGAGGGACGTTGAGTATCACCGCCGATCCGTGCCGTGATGGTATCCACCGTCGCGGTCAGCCACATGAGCTTGCCATGTCGCTTCAACACTTCGACATTCTGAGGTCTTAGAATCGCGCCACCCCCCGTATCGATCACCAACTGGTCACGTCCCGCGAGGTCTCGACAGACGGCAGACTCTAAATCGCGAAAATATTCCCATCCATGCTGGGCCACAATTTCAGGAATTGTCTGCTTGGCCCGTTTGACGATCTCTACATCGGTCGAGATCAGCTCGTGCCCTAACCTTGCAGCAAGCTCCTTGCCGACGGTGCTCTTGCCGGTGCCTCGATAGCCGATGAGCACGATGTTCATGAAAATCGGGATTCCAGAACTGCGCGCATGACGTCGGTGGGAGCAGGCTTGTTGGTCCAGAGTTCAAACTGCGCAGCAGCTTGATGCAGAAACATCTCCAACCCTCTGATCGTACGACAGCCTGCGGCTTGTGCATCCGTCAGAAGCTGTGTGTTCCTCGGATTGTACACAATGTCCATGACCGTCAGGCCTCGATGCAGAAACATAGCTGGGACGCAGCTCTTCCCGATTTTGGGCGCCATCCCGAGCGGGGTGCAGTGAATCAAGACTCGCGCTTGAGGCAACACAGCCTTCAATGCGGCTTCGTCAAGGTACGCATCCACAACGTTCATGGTTGTCTTCGTTCGGAGGTCTGCAGCGAGGGCCGTGCGTTCCTTTTCTTCGATCCCCAACAGGTTCAAGCAGCTAATACCTGATTCCGCTGCGAGGGCAAAGGCGATCGCTCGAGCAGCTCCCCCCGACCCTAACATCACTACGGTTTCGTTC
The Nitrospiraceae bacterium DNA segment above includes these coding regions:
- a CDS encoding shikimate kinase, with protein sequence MNIVLIGYRGTGKSTVGKELAARLGHELISTDVEIVKRAKQTIPEIVAQHGWEYFRDLESAVCRDLAGRDQLVIDTGGGAILRPQNVEVLKRHGKLMWLTATVDTITARIGGDTQRPSLTGSKSFLEEITEVLRERTPKYQAAADHVIKTDGRSIHELVEVILALT
- a CDS encoding shikimate dehydrogenase; the protein is MEINAHTQFCGVIGNPIEHSLSPTIHNAAFQKLGLNFVYLAFRVDAIQDAIKGLKALGGFRGASVTIPHKVSVVPFLDDLEPTAKQIGAVNTILAGEGKLTGYNTDATGALRALREGGAPLKNETVVMLGSGGAARAIAFALAAESGISCLNLLGIEEKERTALAADLRTKTTMNVVDAYLDEAALKAVLPQARVLIHCTPLGMAPKIGKSCVPAMFLHRGLTVMDIVYNPRNTQLLTDAQAAGCRTIRGLEMFLHQAAAQFELWTNKPAPTDVMRAVLESRFS